One region of Paenibacillus polymyxa M1 genomic DNA includes:
- a CDS encoding lactonase family protein → MKERNEQLFYIGTYASREERGIYIGSLHTDNGDLRMVGGVEGIERPSFLALHPNGAKLYAASETDQGELYTYQVNNQTGELHPLDRKGTEGAHTCYVSVTTDGRYVLASNYSGGNAVVFPATVAGGLGDMSGQVQHTGSGIRQDRQDTPHPHSIIPDPSGQYAMVCDLGLDQIIGYRLTEDGKLVTHRETDLPPGSGPRHLVFHPSGRYAFVANELNNTVTVFGYNERNGKLTLLQSLSTLPEGIIDVENTAADIRITPCGRFLYVSNRGHDSIVLYHVDLDSGKLKTIEWVETFGSTARNFNILSGYLLVANQEGNNVVSFAIHGDDGRLTRTGYVLEVPSPVCIEPVR, encoded by the coding sequence ATGAAAGAGCGGAATGAGCAGTTATTTTATATAGGAACTTATGCGTCTCGTGAGGAAAGAGGAATTTATATAGGCTCTTTGCATACGGACAATGGTGATTTGCGTATGGTTGGAGGTGTGGAAGGAATAGAGAGACCTTCTTTTCTGGCACTGCATCCGAATGGGGCGAAGTTGTATGCTGCCAGTGAAACAGACCAAGGCGAACTGTACACATATCAGGTGAACAACCAGACGGGGGAATTGCATCCTTTGGATCGAAAAGGAACGGAGGGAGCACATACTTGCTATGTATCCGTAACAACAGATGGACGATATGTGCTGGCTTCTAACTATTCTGGGGGCAATGCCGTTGTATTCCCTGCAACAGTTGCTGGAGGGTTGGGAGACATGTCGGGGCAGGTTCAGCATACGGGGTCAGGGATTCGCCAGGACCGCCAGGATACGCCACATCCACACTCGATTATTCCTGATCCTTCAGGACAGTATGCTATGGTATGTGATCTGGGGCTGGATCAGATTATAGGTTATCGTTTGACAGAGGATGGGAAATTGGTAACCCACCGTGAGACAGATTTGCCACCTGGTTCCGGCCCACGTCATCTGGTTTTTCATCCCTCGGGTCGATATGCCTTTGTCGCCAATGAATTGAATAATACCGTTACTGTGTTTGGTTATAACGAACGTAATGGTAAGCTTACCTTGCTGCAAAGTCTGTCCACACTGCCAGAAGGCATTATCGATGTAGAAAATACAGCAGCGGATATTCGGATTACACCCTGTGGACGTTTTCTGTATGTATCCAATCGAGGACATGACAGCATCGTACTCTACCATGTCGATCTAGACAGCGGGAAGCTGAAGACGATTGAATGGGTCGAGACTTTCGGCAGTACGGCGCGTAACTTCAACATCTTGTCTGGTTATTTGCTAGTGGCGAATCAAGAGGGAAACAACGTCGTATCCTTTGCTATCCATGGGGATGATGGACGGTTGACCCGAACGGGATATGTATTGGAGGTTCCTTCACCAGTTTGTATTGAACCTGTACGCTAA
- a CDS encoding HAD hydrolase-like protein, producing MIQAVIFNLESTLLDPGGRGLIQGMCDIFRWKGIQVTEEQVSHGRGLPIRDHIANVLGLSEVRRKWLECFGAHPGRMDIEHIYLELVPVLRSLIQGAETATGIDRALQELQDRRIQSGATASCPMEMLSHVFTPAQSPYTLDCMVAPCEVSQGRPYPWMIYEIAHRLQVFPLSDIVKVGDTAADMQEGRNAGVWTIGVLNHNESALTPDHTTSCETDDRVSEERRRQSIYGLKRAGAHIVMNSVADLPRILREIEMLQHTGGYPSYMKPMKTAAAPPS from the coding sequence ATGATACAGGCGGTTATTTTTAATCTTGAAAGTACATTGTTAGACCCCGGAGGACGGGGCTTAATCCAGGGAATGTGCGACATCTTCAGATGGAAGGGCATACAGGTAACTGAAGAGCAGGTATCTCATGGACGGGGACTGCCCATCCGGGATCATATTGCGAATGTGCTCGGACTTTCAGAGGTTCGTAGAAAATGGTTAGAGTGCTTTGGTGCGCATCCTGGCAGAATGGATATTGAGCATATTTATCTTGAGCTTGTCCCTGTTCTTCGCTCTTTGATCCAAGGGGCTGAGACTGCTACCGGTATAGATAGGGCGCTGCAGGAGCTTCAAGATCGCCGCATTCAGTCAGGCGCTACTGCATCTTGCCCGATGGAGATGCTGAGTCACGTATTCACGCCTGCACAGTCACCCTATACACTGGATTGCATGGTAGCCCCTTGTGAAGTTTCGCAGGGAAGGCCTTATCCGTGGATGATCTATGAAATTGCACATCGCCTGCAGGTATTCCCGCTTAGCGATATTGTAAAGGTAGGAGACACAGCAGCCGATATGCAAGAAGGACGGAATGCCGGCGTTTGGACGATTGGTGTGTTGAACCATAACGAGAGTGCTTTGACCCCGGATCACACTACAAGCTGTGAAACGGACGACAGAGTATCTGAGGAACGACGCAGACAAAGTATATATGGCTTGAAAAGGGCAGGGGCCCACATCGTGATGAACTCGGTCGCTGACTTGCCGCGTATTTTGCGTGAAATTGAAATGCTCCAGCATACGGGAGGCTATCCTTCTTATATGAAACCGATGAAAACAGCCGCGGCTCCCCCATCGTGA
- a CDS encoding bifunctional ADP-dependent NAD(P)H-hydrate dehydratase/NAD(P)H-hydrate epimerase, with translation MYMVTAEQMRQLDRYTIDKLGIPALTLMENAGRAVADEVLKLCAERRGKSGGINEVTHTGAGDVPEHGSVIRTDSSSRGRYDVCERAHWYILVGKGNNGGDGLVAARHLTDAGLRVTVVYAEPPETLRGEVAAQRDIIAALDIPVILYGWDNLELHGASGIVDALLGTGTQGPPREPYASLIREANASGAPIVSVDVPSGLDADTGALHEPCIHARVTVCLAYLKCGLAQYPGAGNAGDVVVRYIGIPPSLAREHGVQLQLLTSATLRDALDVDVSRSRVPDGHKGTYGHVLVAAGSLRMSGAGLLAARAALRIGSGLVTWAVPEALLPRVIGAAPELMLAAAATGGDGEWNADSAAELLQLAQARDVLAVGPGLGRFAGDTGWLRRLWEEYSGPLVLDADALNILASAELDAWKSRDAAVVLTPHPGEMARLLGIPTAEVQRDRISHAREYARTRGVTLVLKGARTVIACPDGNAYVNTTGHAGMATGGAGDVLTGIIAGLLAQGLNASQAAAFGVYLHGAAGETAARQRQHPASVVAGDIIEAL, from the coding sequence ATGTATATGGTGACCGCCGAACAAATGCGGCAACTGGATCGGTACACGATTGATAAGCTGGGGATCCCGGCCCTGACCTTGATGGAAAATGCCGGGCGAGCAGTAGCTGACGAGGTACTGAAACTTTGTGCTGAGAGACGTGGAAAAAGCGGTGGCATAAATGAGGTTACACACACAGGAGCGGGGGATGTACCGGAACATGGCAGTGTTATACGGACGGATTCATCGAGCCGAGGGCGATATGATGTATGTGAACGAGCACACTGGTATATCCTCGTTGGTAAAGGCAACAACGGCGGTGACGGACTGGTGGCAGCCCGCCATCTGACCGATGCAGGTCTGCGCGTCACCGTTGTGTATGCCGAGCCGCCTGAAACGCTACGCGGTGAAGTGGCTGCCCAGCGCGACATCATCGCGGCGCTGGATATCCCGGTTATCCTCTATGGTTGGGATAACCTCGAACTGCACGGTGCCTCCGGCATCGTCGATGCCCTGCTGGGCACGGGCACGCAAGGTCCACCGCGTGAACCCTATGCCTCGCTAATCCGCGAGGCCAATGCCAGCGGCGCGCCAATCGTGTCGGTAGACGTGCCTAGCGGCCTCGACGCCGACACAGGTGCACTGCACGAGCCGTGCATTCATGCGCGTGTCACCGTATGCCTCGCCTACTTGAAGTGTGGGCTCGCCCAATATCCGGGCGCCGGAAACGCTGGTGATGTGGTGGTACGCTACATCGGTATTCCGCCCAGCCTTGCCCGTGAGCACGGCGTACAGTTGCAGCTCCTGACCAGCGCTACGCTACGCGACGCGCTGGACGTGGATGTCAGCCGTAGTCGTGTGCCGGACGGGCACAAGGGCACCTACGGCCACGTTCTGGTCGCAGCAGGAAGTCTGCGCATGAGCGGTGCAGGCCTACTGGCTGCACGCGCCGCCTTGCGCATCGGCAGCGGCCTTGTGACGTGGGCGGTGCCTGAGGCACTGCTTCCGCGCGTCATTGGTGCCGCGCCGGAGCTGATGCTCGCTGCCGCAGCAACAGGCGGAGACGGCGAATGGAACGCCGACTCCGCAGCCGAGCTGCTACAGCTCGCGCAGGCGCGCGATGTGCTGGCCGTCGGGCCCGGCCTCGGCCGCTTCGCAGGGGACACTGGCTGGCTGCGCCGCCTGTGGGAGGAATACAGCGGTCCGCTCGTGCTCGATGCGGACGCCTTAAACATCCTGGCCTCGGCGGAGCTGGATGCCTGGAAGTCGAGAGATGCGGCGGTCGTGTTAACGCCGCACCCCGGTGAAATGGCTCGTCTGCTGGGCATACCGACAGCAGAGGTGCAGCGTGACCGAATCAGCCATGCCCGGGAATACGCCCGGACACGCGGAGTCACGCTGGTGCTCAAGGGAGCACGCACGGTCATCGCGTGTCCCGACGGAAACGCCTATGTCAATACCACAGGCCATGCCGGGATGGCGACAGGCGGTGCGGGCGATGTGCTGACCGGCATCATCGCAGGGTTGTTGGCCCAAGGCTTGAACGCTTCGCAGGCAGCAGCCTTTGGCGTGTATCTGCATGGCGCGGCTGGGGAAACGGCCGCGCGCCAACGCCAGCATCCCGCCTCAGTGGTAGCTGGCGATATTATTGAAGCCCTATAA
- a CDS encoding GNAT family N-acetyltransferase — translation MNKNIDFATEHHETSNQPYELLRVDYAIPAVEEYQALRKEAGLSQITEEAAAKGLPNSLFAVTLRLGQELIGMGRVSGDGGVFFLVTDIAVKPSHQGKGYGRKLMEEIMEYLKREVPAGSFATLIADKPADRLYAQFGFQLVSPRSEGMYWRQPGEL, via the coding sequence ATGAATAAAAATATAGATTTTGCAACAGAACATCATGAGACATCGAATCAACCGTACGAGCTGCTTCGCGTAGATTACGCTATTCCAGCCGTCGAGGAATATCAGGCTTTACGCAAGGAGGCTGGTTTGTCGCAAATTACGGAAGAAGCGGCAGCTAAGGGCTTGCCGAACAGCCTATTTGCTGTAACGCTACGGCTTGGACAGGAATTGATCGGGATGGGCCGGGTGAGCGGTGATGGCGGTGTGTTTTTTCTGGTTACGGATATTGCAGTCAAGCCTTCCCATCAGGGGAAGGGTTATGGACGTAAGCTTATGGAAGAGATTATGGAGTATTTGAAACGGGAGGTTCCGGCGGGCAGCTTTGCAACGCTGATTGCGGATAAGCCAGCCGACCGGTTATATGCGCAGTTCGGTTTCCAACTGGTCAGTCCAAGGTCGGAAGGGATGTACTGGCGACAGCCGGGAGAACTGTAA
- a CDS encoding MFS transporter: MSDSQQLKMGPLVILMINMFIAMLGIGLIIPILPKFMGSLGGSGETGGYLVAVFGLTQFIFSPLAGEWSDKYGRKKMIIIGLVIMTVSSVLFAIGHSLTMLYISRLLGGAGAAFMIPPMMAYIADITTVHNRGRGMGLLGAAMSLGFVIGPGVGGLLADISLRTPLYVSAAVSGLAALISLILLPETLSLEKQLKFRNVKVKRDNVIKQFALSFRKPYFMLLIMIFTLTFGLTHFETMFPFFVTGKFHYNERDIAIIITVGALVGTIIQAVVISPMLNRFGEKGVIIGSFLFSAISLVLMLLSGNFYYVLGVSLIFFTATSLLRPAINTALSKMAGDEQGVAAGMNNAYMSIGNILGPALAGTLFEVHINLPYIFGAVILMLSLGLAVKWKSRDTQSTAV, from the coding sequence ATGTCGGATTCACAACAATTGAAAATGGGACCGCTCGTCATTTTGATGATTAATATGTTTATTGCCATGCTGGGAATTGGACTCATTATTCCGATCCTCCCCAAGTTCATGGGTTCCTTGGGAGGCAGTGGTGAAACGGGAGGCTATCTGGTTGCCGTGTTTGGCTTGACCCAGTTTATATTTTCGCCGTTAGCGGGGGAATGGTCCGATAAATACGGACGTAAAAAAATGATTATTATCGGTCTGGTCATCATGACGGTGTCTTCTGTATTGTTTGCAATTGGACACTCATTGACCATGCTGTATATTTCCCGTTTGCTTGGAGGCGCAGGAGCGGCATTTATGATCCCTCCAATGATGGCTTATATTGCCGACATCACAACAGTCCATAACCGAGGCAGAGGAATGGGGCTGTTGGGGGCCGCGATGTCGCTTGGTTTTGTGATTGGTCCTGGTGTAGGTGGTTTGCTGGCAGATATCTCGCTTCGTACACCCTTATACGTTTCGGCGGCGGTATCAGGTTTAGCGGCACTGATCTCATTGATTTTACTGCCCGAAACCTTGTCGTTGGAGAAGCAGTTGAAGTTTCGAAATGTTAAGGTGAAACGGGACAATGTGATTAAACAGTTTGCGCTGTCTTTCCGCAAGCCGTACTTTATGCTGTTGATTATGATATTCACGTTAACCTTTGGCCTGACGCATTTTGAAACGATGTTTCCGTTCTTTGTAACAGGCAAGTTTCATTACAATGAACGTGATATTGCTATCATTATTACGGTAGGTGCGTTGGTCGGAACTATAATTCAAGCTGTGGTCATTAGTCCGATGTTGAACCGTTTTGGTGAAAAAGGTGTGATTATCGGTTCTTTTCTGTTTTCCGCGATTTCCCTTGTGCTTATGTTGCTCTCAGGGAACTTCTATTATGTACTCGGAGTATCGCTTATCTTCTTTACCGCTACGTCGTTGCTGCGACCAGCCATTAATACTGCTTTATCCAAAATGGCAGGGGATGAGCAGGGAGTTGCAGCCGGGATGAACAATGCTTATATGAGTATTGGTAATATTTTGGGACCTGCGCTTGCTGGTACATTGTTTGAGGTGCATATCAATTTGCCGTACATTTTTGGGGCGGTCATTCTCATGCTTAGTTTGGGGCTGGCTGTAAAATGGAAAAGCAGAGATACGCAATCCACAGCGGTTTAA
- a CDS encoding NAD(P)-dependent oxidoreductase: protein MKVIIFGATGTIGKALVKEAIKRKYEVTAAVRDPQRVTEQNEYLTVVQADILNPNSVTEVAKGHDAIISAYGPKFGAEEELLEATRSLLEGTRRSGAERILVVGGAGSLKTENGERLMDTAEFPEEVKPLAAAHADALELYRAADVDWTYCSPAGIIEPGKRTGQFRIGLDHLVVDELGHSRISVEDYAVALIDELVEGEFVNSRFTVGY, encoded by the coding sequence ATGAAAGTGATTATTTTCGGAGCAACAGGAACAATTGGCAAAGCGTTAGTAAAGGAAGCAATCAAGCGTAAGTATGAGGTCACGGCGGCAGTGCGCGATCCGCAACGAGTGACAGAGCAAAATGAATATTTGACGGTGGTTCAGGCGGATATTCTAAACCCGAATTCCGTTACGGAGGTAGCCAAAGGGCACGATGCTATCATTAGCGCCTATGGTCCCAAGTTTGGAGCTGAGGAGGAATTGCTCGAAGCGACTCGTTCTTTACTGGAAGGAACTCGGCGTTCCGGTGCGGAGCGCATACTTGTCGTTGGCGGAGCGGGTAGTCTGAAAACAGAAAACGGTGAGCGTCTCATGGATACCGCTGAGTTTCCAGAGGAAGTGAAGCCACTGGCGGCGGCGCACGCTGATGCACTGGAGTTGTACCGTGCTGCGGATGTAGACTGGACATATTGTAGTCCTGCCGGAATTATTGAACCGGGTAAACGTACAGGACAGTTCCGTATTGGTTTGGATCATTTGGTGGTGGACGAATTAGGCCATAGTCGCATCTCTGTAGAGGATTATGCGGTAGCCCTGATTGATGAGTTAGTAGAAGGGGAATTTGTCAATTCCCGCTTTACCGTCGGATATTAA
- a CDS encoding ArsR/SmtB family transcription factor: MQLDISEKSLPVYEALASEVRLNMIVLLAEKPMNIRELAEALGLSSAIMTMHVKKLERASIISTKMLPGRGGVQKVCSLATDKIEIAMPRYQQDVRQFHQTEISVGHFTDFEIQATCGLATVEKIIGEFDEPRSFLDPERFNSKILWFSQGYMDYKVPNFLLSSQKAEELEISMELSSEAPFTNDNWPSDITFFLNDVNLGTWTSPGDFGDNRGKYTPSWWPDFINQYGLLKRLRVTSEGTFMDGKQISDVTLSDVLIDQKQWKFRIAILDDAQHVGGVTLFGTGFGNYNQDILFRLYYKPAENHTKTATVEAGDSSK; the protein is encoded by the coding sequence ATGCAACTGGACATTTCTGAAAAATCACTTCCCGTTTATGAAGCGCTGGCCAGTGAGGTTCGGCTGAACATGATTGTTCTGCTTGCGGAGAAGCCTATGAATATACGTGAGCTGGCGGAAGCCCTGGGACTCAGTAGTGCGATTATGACCATGCATGTTAAGAAACTGGAGAGAGCATCCATTATTTCGACTAAAATGCTGCCCGGACGAGGCGGGGTTCAGAAGGTATGCTCATTGGCTACGGACAAAATTGAAATCGCCATGCCACGCTATCAGCAGGATGTACGGCAATTTCATCAGACGGAGATTTCCGTGGGACACTTTACAGATTTTGAAATTCAGGCAACCTGCGGCCTAGCCACCGTCGAAAAGATTATCGGAGAATTCGATGAGCCTCGTTCGTTCTTAGACCCTGAGCGCTTCAATTCCAAAATTCTGTGGTTTAGCCAAGGGTATATGGATTATAAAGTGCCGAATTTCCTATTGTCCAGTCAAAAAGCTGAGGAACTGGAAATTTCGATGGAATTATCATCGGAGGCCCCTTTTACCAATGATAATTGGCCTTCAGACATCACGTTTTTTCTAAATGATGTGAATTTGGGCACTTGGACCAGTCCGGGGGATTTCGGTGATAATCGTGGTAAATATACACCTTCATGGTGGCCTGATTTTATCAATCAATATGGCCTGCTTAAGAGACTTCGCGTTACGTCCGAAGGTACGTTTATGGATGGCAAGCAGATATCCGATGTGACTCTAAGCGACGTACTGATTGATCAGAAGCAATGGAAATTCCGTATTGCCATTTTGGATGATGCACAGCATGTTGGAGGGGTAACCCTGTTCGGTACCGGATTCGGTAACTATAACCAGGATATCCTGTTCCGTTTGTACTACAAACCTGCGGAAAACCATACCAAAACAGCAACGGTAGAAGCTGGCGATAGCAGCAAGTAA
- a CDS encoding ribonucleotide-diphosphate reductase subunit beta, translated as MQLQKIFNTEAPNRSTRIIEGENSGILNWNDIRMPHMYKLYKVLLLNHWIPDEIPMSKDASQFPMLDAEEQRTFKINIGLLAVLDSMQTMFVGDVKRYFTDSSLEAISAIIGQQEVVHNQSYSYVLSSLVSEQEQKEIFEYWKNDPVLLERNTFISAIYQEFRDEQNPQTFFQAMVADLILEGIFFYSTFAFFYNLARDQKMMATSQMISYIQRDENQHCYFFAEVFKQLLADFPELNTKENMDYVYRMINRAVELETNWAHYTLKEVRGIDLNELSDYIKYMANMRLRLLGMDKAYEGVDINSMPWIKPFSDEALNATKTDFFEAKSRNYGKVGDDNGFDDL; from the coding sequence ATGCAGTTACAAAAGATTTTTAACACAGAAGCGCCTAACCGCTCTACCCGTATTATTGAAGGCGAAAACTCCGGTATTCTGAACTGGAATGATATTCGGATGCCGCATATGTACAAACTATATAAAGTACTGCTGCTGAACCACTGGATCCCGGATGAAATTCCGATGTCCAAGGATGCGTCCCAGTTCCCTATGCTGGATGCCGAAGAACAGCGCACCTTCAAAATTAATATCGGCCTGCTGGCCGTGCTGGATTCCATGCAGACCATGTTTGTCGGAGATGTAAAACGATATTTTACCGATTCCTCGCTGGAAGCCATTTCGGCCATTATCGGACAACAGGAAGTCGTGCATAACCAGTCCTACTCTTACGTGCTATCTTCCCTGGTATCGGAGCAGGAGCAGAAAGAAATTTTTGAATACTGGAAAAACGATCCTGTCCTGCTGGAGCGCAACACATTCATCTCGGCCATTTACCAGGAATTCCGCGATGAGCAGAATCCCCAAACCTTCTTCCAAGCGATGGTAGCGGATTTGATTCTGGAAGGTATTTTCTTTTACAGTACGTTTGCCTTCTTTTACAATTTGGCTCGTGACCAAAAAATGATGGCTACCAGCCAGATGATCTCGTATATTCAGCGCGATGAAAATCAGCATTGCTACTTCTTTGCCGAAGTGTTCAAGCAGCTTTTGGCTGATTTCCCTGAGCTGAACACGAAAGAGAACATGGACTACGTCTATCGTATGATCAACCGCGCTGTGGAGCTGGAAACGAATTGGGCACATTATACGCTCAAGGAGGTTCGTGGCATTGACTTGAACGAGCTGAGCGATTATATCAAATACATGGCAAACATGCGCCTGAGACTTCTGGGTATGGACAAAGCCTATGAAGGTGTAGATATAAATAGTATGCCTTGGATCAAGCCATTTTCGGATGAAGCCCTGAATGCAACAAAAACGGACTTTTTTGAAGCAAAATCACGCAATTATGGCAAAGTCGGAGATGACAACGGATTTGACGATTTGTAA
- a CDS encoding methyl-accepting chemotaxis protein, which translates to MKSKVKKRMGLQSKLYFILLIPLVVIGVMILWTTKLSIQNASLSTMQLNNEALAVNTAKLLDKSAVKSLNTNPSEQSSEYKELRNELNTLRLQSGVLYMYMYNRVGDEWKLTVDGAAWDDKDYSPFGSPVSFTRKETADRLKQGETVTTDITTDPDWGTMFSSFTPIKDTDGTIIGYLGIDRSLASVTEVYEKTLPEAYRLVIPVVSIILIISIAAMVLVTRRILRQVRFIKNTLEQVADGNLTVTSQQVTYDQLGEISGLTNRMVEAMSNMIVDIQSSSSTLQQASENIVVTTEGTLHQTEELSRTLQQIADVSTNQADQTLESVQQSDRLGQTLDEVGSHVHQFTDTARHLNKVRNQVASEHEQLLEKGRESALRIKQMQRMSHALTEKSREAANIGQQVQGIVKQTQILSFNASIEASRAGEAGKGFSVVAHEMGQLAQQSAMSIREIDQILSSFVEQIEQMGDQFDQNINTVNEQEKQIALCLQSVDKVTQVSEEVQELAAHLAQLTTEMHEVRHSVDQHLNHTASAAQQTAGMTEDVSASAQKQALAVKELSAVARNLTTLSNNLQRHADQFRVKSSDQ; encoded by the coding sequence ATGAAAAGCAAAGTCAAAAAAAGAATGGGATTACAATCCAAACTCTACTTCATCTTGCTCATTCCTTTAGTTGTGATTGGCGTCATGATTCTGTGGACGACCAAACTATCTATTCAGAATGCTTCTCTATCAACCATGCAGCTCAACAATGAAGCGCTGGCAGTGAATACGGCCAAGCTATTGGACAAATCAGCTGTCAAAAGCTTAAATACGAATCCATCCGAGCAGAGCAGCGAGTATAAAGAACTTCGGAACGAGTTAAATACGCTTAGGCTGCAAAGCGGAGTCCTGTATATGTATATGTACAACCGTGTTGGCGATGAGTGGAAGCTCACGGTGGACGGAGCTGCTTGGGACGACAAAGACTACAGTCCTTTTGGAAGCCCTGTTAGTTTCACCCGTAAAGAAACGGCAGATAGATTGAAACAAGGGGAGACGGTCACTACAGATATCACAACGGACCCTGATTGGGGAACGATGTTTTCTTCCTTTACACCCATTAAGGATACAGATGGAACCATCATAGGCTATCTGGGAATTGACAGATCCCTTGCCTCTGTAACTGAAGTATACGAGAAAACCCTGCCTGAGGCCTACCGGCTAGTTATCCCTGTGGTCTCCATCATTCTGATCATTTCCATTGCGGCAATGGTGCTGGTAACCCGTCGAATACTGCGTCAGGTGCGATTCATTAAAAATACACTGGAGCAAGTAGCCGACGGCAATCTTACGGTTACATCGCAGCAAGTTACGTATGATCAGCTAGGTGAAATCAGCGGCTTGACGAACCGAATGGTGGAAGCCATGTCCAATATGATTGTGGACATTCAAAGCAGTTCAAGTACACTTCAGCAAGCATCGGAGAATATCGTCGTGACAACAGAAGGAACACTCCATCAGACTGAGGAACTGTCCCGCACACTTCAGCAAATTGCCGATGTATCTACAAACCAAGCGGATCAAACGTTAGAATCGGTTCAGCAATCTGACCGCTTAGGGCAAACGCTGGATGAAGTCGGAAGCCATGTGCACCAGTTTACGGATACGGCGCGCCATCTCAATAAGGTCCGTAATCAGGTAGCCAGTGAACATGAACAGCTATTGGAGAAGGGACGAGAAAGCGCCCTGCGAATCAAGCAGATGCAGCGTATGTCACACGCACTAACTGAAAAATCCCGCGAAGCAGCTAACATCGGGCAGCAGGTACAGGGCATCGTAAAGCAGACGCAGATTTTATCCTTTAATGCCTCGATTGAGGCCTCGCGTGCAGGGGAAGCTGGTAAAGGCTTTTCTGTCGTAGCTCATGAGATGGGACAACTTGCCCAACAATCTGCCATGTCCATTCGTGAAATCGACCAAATCCTAAGCAGCTTTGTCGAGCAAATTGAGCAAATGGGCGATCAATTTGATCAAAATATAAACACTGTCAATGAACAAGAAAAACAAATTGCATTATGTTTACAGTCTGTTGACAAAGTCACCCAGGTTTCAGAGGAAGTTCAGGAACTTGCTGCACATTTGGCCCAATTGACGACAGAAATGCACGAGGTACGTCACAGCGTAGATCAACATCTGAATCACACAGCCAGCGCGGCGCAGCAAACTGCCGGAATGACGGAAGACGTATCCGCAAGCGCACAGAAGCAGGCTTTAGCGGTAAAAGAACTATCCGCAGTAGCACGTAATCTGACTACACTATCAAACAATCTACAGCGTCATGCTGATCAGTTCCGGGTGAAGAGTTCAGACCAATAA